The sequence CTTGACTGCTGTCACCAGACAAGGCAATCACCCTTTTACATTTATCCTTTACCCTCATCCATTCATCCCTCCACAATTAAAACATCCTTtgacccttaccctaacccaaCCCACACCTCACCCTGTCATCCCTGCATCACACAACCTTAACCTCATCCTAAATCCCTCATCCCTTACCTCATTCCTTCATCCCTTTATTCCTCAACCTTTACCTCATCCCTTGACCTTTACTTCGTTGCtacatcccttcatcccttACTTCATCCCTTCATCTCTCAATCTTTAtctcatccctacatcccttgACCCTTCCTCATCTCTTCATACCTTACCTCTTCTCTGCATCCCTCAACCCATACTttatcccttcatccctccatcccacACTCCTTGCCTCATCCGTTCATCCCACGTCTCTTGCTAATTACATCATCCCTGCTTCATGCTTTTACCCCACCACTCTTGCCCCATCCCTTTATCCCTCCATCCCATGACCCTTACTTCATACTTTCATCTCTGCATGCTATACCTCATCTTGTCATCCCTCTATCCTTCAAACTTTAGCTCATCCCTTCAATTCCTCCACATTTACAGCATCCCTTAACTCATCCCATCATCCCTTACCTTATCCCTCTATCCCTCAACTTTTacctcatccctacatcccttgACCCTTACGTCATCCCTTCATACTCTACCTTGTCTCTACATCCCTCAACCCTTTATCCCTTTATCTCTCCATCCCACACCACTTGCCTCATCCCTTCACCCCACAACTCTTGCTTATTACTTCATCCCTGCTCCTCTAAACCTTTATATCCCGTACCTCATTTCTTCATCCCTTTACCCCACCATCCTTGCCCCATCCCTTTATCCCTCCATCCTACAACCCTTACTTCATCCTTTTACCCCTGCATGTCATGCCTCATCctttcatccctccatcccacTGTACTTACCTTATCCCTCAACCCTTTCCTCATCTCTTCATCTTTCCATCCCATGACCCTTACCCAATTCCTTCATCCCTCAACCCTTGTCTCATCCCTCATTCCACAACCCTTACCTCATCCTTCCATCCCATGACCCTTACCTCTTTCATCACTTAACCCCTACCTCATCCCGTCTTTCCTCCATCCCATGACCCGTGCCTCAtaccttcatccctccatccttccATCTCTTCACACTTACACTCATCTCCTTATTCAAACTTCTCTTATCAATAACATAAACTATCTTAAGTCCACTCTTTTACTGGCTTGGTCTTTGTTAGcgaattaaaaaaattaaactccTTTTATTATTTGAAGTTCATTACTTACATAACCTCAGATATTTCCTTCTGTTTTCAAAGCTAGagaattttgttatttttacctACCTTACCACTTTCCCCCATGACACCTTGCATTAATTCTGAGTGTGacttttggtgctttttgtcAAAGTTGTATTTTCGAGACATTAATCCTGATTATAAGAGCAAttcagagatttttaaaaagaatgaaTATCATCTGTTACACCTCAGATTAGATAATGTAGTTATTTCTCTGCTCTCCACTAATGAGGAATGAGAGGAAAATGTGAAGTGAACTTTATAGCGCCATGTCAGTTTTTCCACAGTAATAAGGATGACTGTATTATGTTAAAGCCTTGAAACTTTAAAGCCAATGAAGAGCCCAGTCAGAGCCTTTCAAATTCTCCCTTTGGTTTGTGTTCTTCTTGTTTTATTAACATCCATGATTGATGTGGTCACCTCTTTAGTAAATCTGAAATTCCACATTGATACATGAAGAATAACATCCTTGATGCAACCAGACAGGGAACAGCATTATGTAGGTATTACTATAACCACGAAGAGAGCAGCAGGCTCATTTCAGAAAACATAACTTatagattttaaacatttagctGGATCTTTGGTTAAAGGAATGAAGCAGTATTTTCTAAAAGATGAACTCTGCTTGAAACAACTTCTGTTGATGGTTAGCCACCATAGGTAGCCACTgggagaaatgttttttttctgtgttataTTACCTGAAGTTCAACCCATAATGGTATCTACAATAGAATGCCTTGGAATAAAGGGGATAGTTGTATagggcagataaaaatattaatcattGCCATTGAAATACTGAATGTTACGTCAAAGACTGCTGCATAAAGAAGCGTGAACTGCCACTGGAAGCTCCACCGTTCCCTGTAACATTGGGAACAAACTAGACTTTTCCAAGTCGAGTCGAGGTACACCAATCCATggctgattgttttttttttttttttttaattgagcaACAAAAACTTCAGTCTATAGTGTGTTTACTGAACATTGAAGGACACTAAAAAATGTTTGTCCCTCATTCTGTGAAATTTGTCCATGGAACAAAAATGGTAGATTACAGTTATTAACTATATTATGGCATGCATTTTTTGTTGAATAGAGGCTTCAATTTGAAATAATCAGTAAGCTGTGGACGTGGGCAGAATTGAGCAGTGTCTTtagttgtcatttttttgctattgtttggatttagagctctctgacagcagaatttacatactgtgaGTTCAGTTAGAATACCTTTGAAAACTGTACTCTGCTGAAACAAAGCCAGTGTTGCTTTGTGTATGATTGAATAAGATAAAGGTTATTAACAGACTTAATAAAGAAATAGCTCTcaacaaatttaattttttaattttttatttcttagtGAGCTGAACCCATACTACAAAGCCATGCTCATAATTCCATCTAAACATTGGCAAACTTTGGTATTAAAGGAATAATGCATGCACTTCACAGTGGGATGATGCTGTGGGATGGGGCCCACTTAGGGAGGTTTCCTACTGTCATTGcgatttttgcacattttgagcTGTTGTTTTAAGTTTGTGACTTGAAACtgtttcattgatttatttatctctTTATTCACTCTCACTGACCTATCAGCAGTGCATATGAATGTAATAATAATGGAATCATTTCTCATGGAAATACTCTTTCAATCTCTGGATGCATCTGACATTTACATGCCTGTTTTTCCTTTATGTAGATGTAGCAACTTACAACAGCTGTGTGGTATGTTTGACTGATTATGAGACAGAATGAAACTTAGCTCAGTGCCTATTTACAACATACAATAACAAACTAGATCATAATCAATAAGACTGACTCCTGTTATATATTTTAGACAAGGTGATTCTTAGCATTCAAAAGGCCAAAAACTCTACATGTAATATAGTTTTGAAAACCAGTCGACTGGTGAAGACTGTCACATTGACAACAGtgttgatttgatttaattcaaCCCCCCATCCTTGTATCAATTAAATTAGATCCAAATAAATTTAATAGAACCTTTAAATAGATAAGAAATTAATCACTGAAGATGAAGTATCTCTTAGGGACTTGTAAAAGTCGCTCTGTCTTTGTAATGACTTTTCCTAGTTTACAAGTCACTACAGCACTATGGTTTTGTTCCAGTGTGGTACTTTTTGTCTGTTGTTTCATAAATGTGGATAGAAGCCAGAATTCCAGACATTTTGCTGCCTCATGTTATCACATTTTGAGCTGAAAGCTCCACTCCCACAGTCCTGTCTCCAGATTTTTGATTCTTCACACACGAATTATGAAAACACCAACATGTCTTTCATCCTTCATGGTTGCTGAACCGTTTTATCCCGTCATGACCCTTTTAAGAGCATTGCTTCTGTTCCTCTCCTTGGTCTCTTTCTGGTCCATTTCCTGCCTGTGACGGAGTTTGGGGTCTGTTACGTAAAGCCTGGTCCCCGAGCACAAGTCGTCATCCCTCATCACACTCTCCGCTTCCTCCTTTATCCTcaccaccctctctctctccccctccttctcCGCCTCATCATGTAGCTGTCAGAATACATCACCGCTCCTCGACCACCTACCTGCTGCGAAAAACATGACACCCCATCAGTCATTTGTTATGTTAACAAACACAAGGGGGGCAGAGGTGTGAGCATGAGATATTAAGACGTCCAAAATCAGATTGATGCCTTCAACCGTGGAAGAAACATCAACACCTTTGAGTAGAGTAACAATCCTAATGCCATGATATAAATCATATTACAAAAGCACGCTATCACAATATAAATATCTGAGTAAAGCATCTTTCTGAAGAATCAGCTCAATCTTTTATATTGTCATTACACAGAAGACCACTGTGCTAGTATTTATCACGTCAAAATATTAATAGcaattgaaaaatgtaaaggGAGCATTTTTTTAGGCTCTGCTCACAGGGGTCAGTGTGTCAGCTCGGTTTTAACATCATTAAATCATCCTAACCATGTctaaatgcattggttgctgcaatgtgattggctgactAGTTATTTACCTTAATGAGCACtagaacaggtgtacctaataaagtgatcagtaaaTGAATGTACAGTTGATTCAGACTACTTTTAggtaaaatacaataaatactaACAAAGATGATTTTCTTCCCTGGCTCCGTAACTTTAACCATATGGAAAGATGATTAGTATGAATAAGGCCAAACAACACATTCAGTGGCCTCATCTACATTTCCAATATCATCTGAATCTGACTTTTGCAACCAATTCTTGCTGCATTTTCTCTATATTTCTTCTCCAAACTCTGCTCTGCAACTCCTTGACTCATGTTTTCACCTCCGATCTTTATCAAATAATCTCTGAACCAGATTTTAGAGCCAAAGAAAGTTTATTCCCACTCATACTGCAACTGTAATTGCATCAGATACTGAGCATGTCAGTTTAAAGATACAAGTGCTCTGACAAATGTTCTAACCTGGAAATGCCCTGAAGAATTGCATGGTAGTGAGCACAGCTTTATTGCAGCTGCTGTCTGCATCAATCTGTTGTATTAATTTCGAAGTAATTCAAATAATCTAATCTTTACTCTTATTTACAACACTGAGGTTGAAAAGTAGAGGAATTCCCTTCTGGGGTATTTCTATTGTAGAATGTGCgcaaacaacataaataaattatgACTATTGTGCACAGATGAAAGTTCTGTATCTGCTGCAATATTACTGGGAAAATCTATAGCAATACAGAAAATGATAATGATGGATAAATAGTAGCTGGTCCACTGCAGTGTAGCCAGAGCCAGTAGACTCTGACCCTTCAGTCTCCTTATGAGAGAAGCAGCATAATGTTATTTTTCCCAGATAGCGGTGCAAGTGTTTGTTTACTAtggtctgaaaaaaaaaatgatgactaCAAATGATGAATCAATTCATAAATACATTGTATGGATAAATTTCACCTTCAGCTGGGAAACCTCCCTTataaagcatttgggaagggcaggactaatcaaaaaaaatgtcagaaggtgattggatgaatgttctgtctgtcaaattcatgatgggccaatcagagtggcatgacaaaatgaggtagtagacgtGCAGCTCCACTGTTGCCTGAGCTATATGAGCTAGCGTCTCTGTAGTGTTTGATCAGTGGAGGTGGCTatggccttgtccacacagagatgaaaatgtTATGCTGTGTTCGATTGTACTCGGAACTTGGAAAGATCTGGGTTGGAAATTCCAACTTCAGAGGTAAAAGTGTTTCATTGCGTAAGCTCGGAAAACATGGCCAGTCgcaagctgatgtttgtttggatgttttcgAGGATCAAAAATTCCTGCTGGGGAAATATATAAGCtacttgagggagagagagaaacaacaTATGCTGTAAGTATGACTTGAATGCACCAGCGAGGGGAATCCTGCATGTGTCATTGAACTTATACGAGCATCAAAGCGAGCTGTGCAGAGGCCTGTACTGTAGTAACACAAATGCTGAATAAGACgacacataaaagtaaaagttgaggGGAAAGTGACTCTGTTTACCTCTCACGGTGTGCGACGCCATTTTGCTATGACGTCATTCCGACCACCTCGGGCTGCTTGGATCTTACCCGAAATTCCGAGTTAGGGTATGCAccaaaggagagaagaagatcacagaaaactgcaacaaactttctcctagttgtccttctggttgttctctgctgtggatttaagaacatctggtgtttGCTGTTCGCCGTGTTGTTAAAGATGCGGCTGGCTGTCCTAAAGGAGATGAAACAGtcagcgtttacagatttgtttactctgggacctggtttcaaaacGTAGCATTTATGGCCTCCCAAAATGCAGTTTCCATATGGATTAAATGccaatatgacaaaaactatTGCGTATTGGCTACTCCTGAATTTgcctccgtgtggacggggcctaaaaTTTACACCAAGGCCTGACAGGAGAGCTGCAAGAACATTCAGTGTGGTTATTTGCTCTGGTTTTAAAGGTTTGATTAAATGGCCGCCTCTCTATAGCATTCCAAGCTAATTGCTTCTGTAGCGTTAGCCATTGTATACactggcttacagtacaactcaacCCCAACCGTAATGATCGCAAACTCATGCCGGAGCAAGttggcagaagagtgaaaacaactTATCTCTTATGAAAATTTTTAGTGctgttcttcattttttaatttaataatgaCATTTTGTCCAGTTCGATAATACAGCCGCTGCACTATTGCTTCATCCGTGCTAGttgctacactggtggcagccattgctacagGCTCTCGTGGCAACAATcccctgtagctaccaccttgttctcttttttgctgattggtcagatcagtttcagttcagcaaaaaagagaacaaatccatcttttcaagatggatttgtggGATGACAGACTAAAAAAGTAGTACCTGCAATACCCAATATCCCCAAAGGGAGCACTAACAGGGAGTCAAATGTTTCTTGAAATCTAAAGATGAGGAGGAACTAGTCCATACGCTGGGAGCATGGACATGACAAGCATTGACACAATTACACCTAAGGTGGAATGATTAATCGGCATGGTAACTGTTATCTATCATGCAATAGCAAAACAACTTCTTTgttatgaatgtttttattaattcaaCAAAACAGAGAGTatcattattttcataaatCTAAATAGGGTGACAGCCATCCTTTTACTCTGTAATGCCTCTGAAAAAAACATGGGTTTTATCACTGAGACTGTGTTTCAATCTACGTTAACCCAAAAGAGGTTTGGCCATGTCTCTATAGTCCTAAGAAATGGTCCAGACTACAAAAACCAGCTgttaaatgctttaaatgttcatttaacgGTGTATTTTGTTAGTCTTTTAGCTATCTCAAGGCTCCTTTAAGTGGTGTTAGATAACATACACGAGTAAATGCTCTTTGAATTCCTAGATGCCTGACAGACCATCAGATGAAGTTTTCTGTCTCTGAAATGTCAAATTTCTGAATTGTTAATTACCTCTTTTTGAAGAGAGATGGGGAGAGAAAGGTCTAGGTTCTTTTGAGGTAAAAATGTCAATCTCCGTCATCTTTAGCAAACAGGCTGCccatgttttctttctgtgaAGTCTTGGCATGACACTGTGGTCTGTGTAATTGTTTTCCCTGTTTCCAACAGTGAAATAAGCACATTcaacatgcagaaaaatgtgctttaacAGTTAGATAACGTGCTCTCACTCTTACATCGCTCTCCCTTTTATTGTTCTTCCTCTGCTTTCTATTTGTGTTTCCTTCctacatgtttttttctaatctGTCCTCCCTCGTCTTCTCTTCTCTCAGGTCTCGATGAGTCCGGCCGTCAGACCATGCAGCCTCCTCCGTATCTCCCTGGCCCACAAGACCCCAACATCCCTCAGCACCCCAACATGCAGCCTGCCCCGGGCACCCAACCCAACtaccctcctccccctcctcctccggGATCAGAGGGATACCTCCAAGAAACTCAGTTCCACTGTGCCCCGATGGGACCACAGGGAGCTCCACAGGGCTACACGGTCCAGACACAGGGCCCTGGAGGCACTCTGCCTCACCCACCTGTAGGATACCTCCACCCAGGCTACCCACTTCAGCTGCAACCTTGCACAGCCTACGTACCCGTCTACCCTATGGCATCGGTGAGTCAGAGACTAATAAAACCTTACAGGTCTAATATCAGGCTGGTGCAGACTCGGCTCAGTTTATGATACATTTCATTTCCGCCTCAGATCATGGGTAATGgttcctgtgttttcagtggcACAAATTTGTGCTTTCAACCACAGAAATATTCATGAAGACATTGATTTTGACACTCTACAAGAGCGCCTCTTGGAAAGATCTATGCAATTTAGATTCTTTAAATTAGAGGCCATTTTCTTTTCTatcaattagaaaaaaatacctTTTGTCAGAAATGTAAATTGCATGTACAACAGATCATTTACAAGGTTAACTATCTTTTCGTTAGAATAGCACAAATTAGTGCATAAATACATTAtttagacaaaagtatttggccacctgaccataaAAAtggggactgtaatgacatttttttcaaatacatatACTTTAATTTGGAGGTGGCCCTCCTTTTActgctgtaacagcctccactcttcttgatCTGCCAAACTCGCCCATCTGACCGCcaacagtccagtgtctgttggtaatgtgaggcttgcatgcagctccTCGCCCATGGAAACCctttccatgaagctcctgctgcacagcttTTGAgctcacattaatgccagtggaagttcaggaCTCTTCATGCACCGTAGCATTCACTGACTCTGCTCCGTGATTTTACGTGGCCtccgcttcatggctgagttgctgttgttcctaaatgcttccactttcaaacactatcacttacagctgactggcATATCTAGCAGGGATTAAACTTCATAAACTATCTTACTGCAAAGCTGGCacccatcacagtaccacattTGAAGTCACAGAGCTCTtaagaacgacccattttgtatgcaaatgtttgataggtgcttgattttatacacctgtggcaacaggtctgattgaaacacctgaaatcaataattaacaggtttAGCCAGATACTTCTGTCTATATAGTGTATTTCTGTAAAACATACCCCAAATGAACTGACAAGGGAGAGAGTTGGACTGCAGCTGCGGTGGGCCTAGCAgttagctaacagctagccacattagCTTTTTCACTCAAAAGTCATGTTTGATTGTGCGAGATTTGCCGTTTGGAGACTCCAGTAGCTGGTGAAcagaatctgttagtgtgtggtgtgctgtttTGATCCTCTTGTTCTACACCACACACTTTACAAACAATACTTTCAAATCTGTGAATATTTTTCCAGCATGTGTGGGGTCATtcagagtgaaaaaaatcagatataattttaaaaatcttcatgTGTTTGGAAGGCTTTAGTGTTTTACCTCTTgttaaattagttttttttccaaaggtaGTCAAGAGGTTTGAAATCATACTGGAGATCATAGTTTATCATTACCTAtccctctttctctgtttcttgtCATCTCTTTAATACTGGTTGtcaaaaaaacataatatttcaaaaaagcaaacatcaattttttttgGCTGAGCCATTCACGTTTTCCATTACTGTTCAATTGTTCCCAAGATCTTCAGTAGTGACCaatttgtttcttttatcttttaattccTTTTCACTTTTTCGAGGAGTAATTTAACAGTTGCACATGAATTATCAACAACTTTATTCATTCCTTTAGAAATGTCAGTCATTTCACGTCTAGTATAGACTTTGTTTATCCTGTGTGAATGCATAAAAACTGACATCAAGGGATAACTCATAAATTATCCAAGGTCCCTGGATAAGACTAATCCTGTGCAAAAAGGACTTTAGGTTTGCACATTTGTACATAAAAATCATATCTTTTggaaactcaaaattttaaaatctggcCCCGAAGTGTGATTGTAGTCAGcaaacatgtatttattttggaGTTTGATTTTAACCTTGTCATCAGTGGCTTAAAACgacattttaaactctgttAAGTATCAAACTACAGCAGTGCTGCTCATGAAACTTTGACATGCAAGATTCTTTgatatgtaaatgtaaaatgctACTCTTCTTTTGTTCTGTCTCCTTGCTCTTGAGGTTAGTCTGCTTTAAAAACCCCTTGtactaactctctctctctcttcactcaGGGTCAACCCTACATGCCTGCTGGGGGAGGCCACCCAGCGATCCCCCCTGGCCAGATTCACCCCATGCAAATGCCCCCAAGCATCACCCTGATGGACCGTAGACCGCCTCACGACTACTTGCCCATCGCTGTGCTCACTACTGTCTGCTGCTTCTGGCCCACAGGCATCATTGCCATCATCAAAGCCGTGCAGGTTAATGACACTTCATGATATCTTTTCTTCTTTGAGGTCCATTAACATAATGTCCTCTTTCATAGACTTTGAGGTGTCTGCCTCTATAAGGCAGGTGCGCCTGCCTTATAGAGGGAACCTGTCGTTAGAAATTGGAGCATGCACAAAAGCAGAGCAGTTTATATACTGCGTCTTTTCATCCCACATCCTGAGGGATGACATTGCAGTGGTCATTAATGATTGTACAGGTTCTTAGTCATGCTGGCAGCTCAGCTGTGTAATATCTCAACAgctaatggatggatggcaatGAAATTTTGCACAGGCATTCATGGTTCCCTTGAGATGAAATTCACTTACTCGAGTGAACCTCTGACTTTTTGTACAATGTCTCGACAGCATAAGAATGAATCACCCGAAAATGTGGTGCACGCATTTATATCCCTCTGAAGATGAAATATCGAagatttatttcaattttcCAGCATGTTCTCACTCCAAAGAAGTCATTTTGTTTCATGAGGATTTGAAGTCTGATCACACAGTATGAAGACCAAAAATATCAGCTTTAAGTGGCACATCGGATCGGCCAGACAAGCAGGGCTTTACTTACAGGCTTTTAACCTTTTCATGACAGTTTATAACAAATGACCTATGTGCTTTATCTTAAAAGGGTTACCAATGTGGTGATTGCAATGTAACTGACACATCAGCTGAATGTTAGCTGATATCGGCCCCATTTTTGCATGCATCGATGTCAATAGCTGACTTTTGAATTGCATCAATTTAAAGCTGGTGAGCTACTTCACATGACTGCTGATTCAGACAGAAGTCGCCTGTTTGTTTCAGTGATCAAAAGTGAACTAAAATATTGGACTAATCAGTGCTATGCAGTTTGTAAGACATGTTTCAATGACATTTTAACAGAGGTTGGCACCCTTAATCAAAATTGTAGACTGTAATCTGTTAACCAAGACATTCATTTTGATAGTTAACCATCAGTTATTAt comes from Cheilinus undulatus linkage group 16, ASM1832078v1, whole genome shotgun sequence and encodes:
- the prrt1 gene encoding proline-rich transmembrane protein 1, translating into MSSEKHGLDESGRQTMQPPPYLPGPQDPNIPQHPNMQPAPGTQPNYPPPPPPPGSEGYLQETQFHCAPMGPQGAPQGYTVQTQGPGGTLPHPPVGYLHPGYPLQLQPCTAYVPVYPMASGQPYMPAGGGHPAIPPGQIHPMQMPPSITLMDRRPPHDYLPIAVLTTVCCFWPTGIIAIIKAVQVRTAIARGDMVTAEIASREARNFSFISLAVGIASIVLCTILTVVVIIASQHHDDDWEP